The stretch of DNA GCCATCTCTGCCGAGGATCTCGCCCAGGCGGATCTGCCCAAACGCATCGAGCGGGAGAGCGAGGTGGTGCTCTAGGCGGTCGTGCGCTGCTGCGCTTGGGAGGTCAGCGCGCGCAGCCTCTCGACGAGCGGCCTGAGCAGCGAAGACTTCATCTTGAGGGCGGCGCGGTTCACCACAAAGCGGGCGGAGGACTCCAACACGACGTCGTGCTCGACCAGGCCGTTGGCGCGCAGGGTGTCGCCCGTCTCGACGATGTCCACGACCGCGTCGGCCAATCCCGTCAAACAGGCGAGCTCGACGTTGCCCGAGAGCTTGATAACCTCGGCCGAGGAGCCGATGCCCCGCAGGTAGCGCTGGGCGACGCGCGGGTATTTGCTGGCGACGCGCGCGATGGGGCTGGAGG from Deinococcota bacterium encodes:
- the hisG gene encoding ATP phosphoribosyltransferase, with translation ELRNSDVPTYVELGVADAGVVGKDVLLEAGRNVYEPVDLGFARCRLSLIRAAGASSPIARVASKYPRVAQRYLRGIGSSAEVIKLSGNVELACLTGLADAVVDIVETGDTLRANGLVEHDVVLESSARFVVNRAALKMKSSLLRPLVERLRALTSQAQQRTTA